In Carassius auratus strain Wakin chromosome 36, ASM336829v1, whole genome shotgun sequence, the following are encoded in one genomic region:
- the LOC113055453 gene encoding protocadherin-20-like: protein MWNTKRGTCLHSKGELWGLFILLLYTSPLSSSSNFSHLIYKIKEGLPKGTLIGAISADLKLDLSVNPPRSFNLELKTASQQYVNLNNTTGELFTSAVEIDREALCAESHEGQGCAIFLDVLILPQQYFQLVKIKIIIEDVNDNRPHFPVGEIRVFVPENAPVNARFAVEQSAVDPDIGIHGVQTYWLVNDYGVFTLDVEENEGGELTPFLIITESLDRETQAEYVTDIIAEDGGTPPLLGTATLRIIIMDVNDNCPKFTESQVNVTLYGNASKGMQLARLQAYDPDEGANALITYTFSERVTQESRNLFHLDTNTGVLKLAGKIDNNTGKLFKLIVLANGPTCIPEVATVTIHVIKQLSGPPVVIPRYIASEKDGVVSISESEPAFSPIALFTIKNTEPQQKIECLLEGTGPFRLVPYERFKNEYLLETTELLDYEQQQDYEIVIVVRNSHGLVVNTVVKVHVLDVNDNAPVFKQSFIEITVEENNPPNTFLAQLQATDADSESRGEVYYLLGADAPTIFDLDRSTGVLTVSTSLDREEKETYRFMVRAIDRGTPRKESIATVIITVQDRNDNSPRFINKDFTFFVPENFPGFGEIGALTVTDADAGENGWVALSILNGSDIFVIDTGRGALRAKTSLDREQQGTYYVWIEAIDGGEPALSCITMVTVLLLDVNDNPPTVLFPQSNQSYMLVLPNTLPGTSITEVYAVDRDTGMNAVIAYSIIKRTDGEPGSFDIDPYTGNITLRKSLSNRGLYSLWVKVRDHGQPELYSTVLVNLFVNETVSNETLIQSLLPRSVDIDHGVLPPDKEGRKGEQVPNLCGEYRVLLLALTATCLGLFLTVLSLVMFICCKKRKPKKKRLESEIPLNLINQEMVVKNLMEISNI, encoded by the exons ATGTGGAACACTAAAAGGGGAACCTGTCTTCACAGCAAAGGAGAGTTATGG gGTTTGTTTATCCTCCTCTTGTACACCAGTCCCCTCTCCTCCTCGTCAAATTTCAGTCACCTCATCTATAAGATAAAAGAAGGATTACCTAAAGGGACACTCATAGGGGCTATCAGTGCGGACTTAAAATTGGATCTTTCCGTCAATCCTCCTCGCTCGTTCAATCTGGAGCTGAAGACGGCCAGCCAGCAGTACGTGAATCTGAATAACACGACGGGGGAGCTGTTCACATCTGCGGTGGAGATTGACAGAGAGGCTCTGTGCGCGGAGTCCCACGAGGGCCAGGGCTGCGCAATCTTTCTGGACGTGCTTATCCTTCCTCAACAGTACTTTCAGCTGGTTAAGATTAAAATCATTATAGAGGATGTGAATGACAACCGTCCGCATTTCCCTGTTGGAGAAATCAGGGTGTTTGTGCCGGAGAACGCACCTGTTAACGCAAGGTTTGCGGTGGAGCAATCCGCAGTAGATCCCGACATCGGGATTCACGGCGTTCAAACATACTGGCTTGTAAATGACTATGGCGTTTTCACATTAGACGTAGAGGAGAACGAAGGCGGTGAACTGACGCCGTTTCTAATCATTACCGAGTCTCTTGATAGGGAGACGCAAGCTGAGTATGTGACTGACATTATAGCCGAGGACGGAGGCACTCCGCCGCTTCTAGGCACTGCAACTCTGAGGATTATCATCATGGACGTCAACGACAACTGCCCTAAGTTTACAGAGTCACAAGTGAACGTTACTCTTTATGGAAACGCTTCTAAGGGCATGCAACTGGCTCGTCTACAAGCCTACGATCCTGACGAGGGAGCCAACGCCTTGATCACTTATACCTTCAGCGAACGGGTCACTCAGGAAAGCAGAAACCTGTTTCATTTGGATACAAACACTGGGGTTCTTAAACTAGCGGGAAAGATTGACAACAACACCGGGAAACTCTTCAAACTAATCGTGCTGGCCAATGGGCCGACTTGTATTCCAGAAGTTGCAACGGTTACCATTCACGTCATCAAACAGCTCTCTGGCCCTCCGGTGGTTATCCCACGTTATATTGCGTCCGAGAAGGACGGTGTTGTGAGTATAAGTGAATCAGAGCCAGCGTTTTCACCCATTGCTTTGTTTACCATCAAAAACACAGAGCCACAACAGAAGATAGAGTGTCTTCTTGAAGGTACAGGTCCGTTTAGACTTGTACCGTATGAGCGTTTTAAAAACGAGTACCTTCTTGAAACCACCGAGCTATTGGATTATGAGCAGCAACAGGATTATGAAATTGTTATTGTGGTTCGCAACTCTCATGGATTAGTAGTTAACACTGTAGTGAAGGTCCATGTGCTGGACGTTAACGACAATGCTCCGGTCTTCAAGCAATCTTTCATTGAAATCACAGTGGAGGAGAACAACCCGCCAAATACATTCCTCGCTCAGCTTCAGGCCACCGATGCAGACAGTGAAAGCAGAGGCGAGGTGTATTACCTACTCGGCGCTGACGCTCCCACCATTTTTGACTTGGATCGGTCAACCGGGGTACTGACGGTGTCCACTTCTCTTGACCGAGAGGAAAAGGAGACGTATCGTTTCATGGTGCGAGCCATAGACCGTGGCACGCCGAGAAAGGAGTCGATCGCCACTGTGATTATCACCGTCCAGGATCGCAATGACAACAGTCCGCGGTTCATCAACAAGGACTTCACCTTCTTCGTGCCGGAGAACTTTCCAGGTTTTGGGGAAATTGGCGCTCTTACTGTTACGGATGCAGACGCTGGAGAGAACGGCTGGGTGGCGTTGTCCATTCTTAACGGGAGCGACATCTTCGTGATTGACACCGGACGGGGAGCGCTGCGGGCCAAGACCTCTCTGGACCGGGAGCAACAGGGAACGTACTACGTTTGGATCGAAGCAATTGACGGAGGCGAACCTGCTCTTTCTTGCATCACAATGGTGACTGTTCTCCTCCTGGATGTCAACGACAACCCTCCAACTGTTCTTTTCCCTCAGTCCAACCAGTCGTACATGTTGGTGCTTCCCAACACGCTTCCAGGAACGTCTATAACGGAGGTTTACGCGGTGGACCGGGACACTGGAATGAACGCTGTTATTGCGTACAGCATCATCAAGAGAACAGATGGAGAGCCAGGCTCGTTTGACATTGACCCCTACACGGGAAACATCACCTTGAGGAAATCCTTAAGTAATCGAGGCCTCTACAGTTTGTGGGTCAAAGTCAGGGACCACGGTCAACCAGAACTCTACTCTACCGTTCTGGTCAACCTGTTTGTGAATGAAACAGTCAGCAATGAGACCCTCATTCAGAGTTTGTTGCCCAGAAGTGTAGATATTGACCATGGTGTGCTTCCTCCAGATAAGGAAGGGAGGAAGGGCGAACAAGTGCCAAATCTGTGTGGCGAGTACCGAGTGTTACTGCTTGCACTGACGGCTACCTGCTTGGGATTATTTCTGACCGTTTTGTCGCTGGTGATGTTCATCTGCTGCAAGAAAAGGAAACCAAAAAAGAAGAGGTTAGAGAGTGAGATTCCTTTAAATCTCATCAACCAAGAAATGGTGGTCAAGAACCTAATGGAAATTTCAAACATCTGA